One Rosa chinensis cultivar Old Blush chromosome 5, RchiOBHm-V2, whole genome shotgun sequence genomic region harbors:
- the LOC112167944 gene encoding LOB domain-containing protein 1: protein MECSTDTSINTTNTTYAPSTPFSHQSPSSSQSSSPPITPTQAQTQIPPPQNVVVSPCAACKILRRRCAEKCVLAPYFPPSEPAKFTIAHRVFGASNIIKFLQDLPESQRADAVSSMVYEASARIRDPVYGCAGAICHLQKQVSDLQAQLAKAQAEVVNMQCQQANLVALLMEMAKPDHHEQGSPDQQSLDHHNFITSPLPHSNILNQSNLSFLDDHNSALGSFWELPLWT from the exons ATGGAGTGCAGTACTGACACTAGCATTAACACAACAAACACTACCTATGCACCATCAACCCctttctctcatcaatctccttcttcttcccaatCATCTTCTCCTCCAATTACTCCAACTCAAGCTCAAACTCAAATTCCACCACCCCAGAATGTTGTGGTCAGTCCTTGTGCTGCTTGCAAGATCTTGAGAAGAAGATGTGCAGAGAAATGTGTGTTGGCTCCTTACTTTCCTCCCTCTGAGCCAGCCAAGTTCACCATAGCACATCGAGTCTTTGGTGCTAGCAACATCATCAAGTTCTTGCAG gaccTTCCAGAATCTCAAAGGGCTGATGCAGTGAGCAGCATGGTTTATGAGGCCAGTGCAAGAATCAGAGACCCAGTTTATGGTTGTGCAGGGGCAATCTGCCATCTCCAAAAACAAGTGAGTGACCTTCAAGCACAATTGGCCAAGGCACAAGCTGAGGTTGTCAACATGCAGTGCCAGCAAGCAAACCTTGTAGCACTGCTCATGGAAATGGCAAAACCCGATCACCACGAACAGGGATCCCCGGATCAACAATCACTCGATCATCACAACTTCATCACCAGCCCTCTTCCTCATAGCAATATACTCAATCAGAGCAACTTGAGCTTCCTTGATGATCATAACTCTGCTCTAGGCTCATTCTGGGAATTACCGCTTTGGACATGA